In the genome of Hyphomicrobiales bacterium, the window GAAGCGGACAAGCGCACCGGGCCGCCGCAGATGAGCGACCTGCGGGACAGTGGCGACATCGAAGGCGCGGCTGACCTGATCGGCCTGCTGTACCGAGAGCACATGCGCAAGCCGACGCCAGAGAACAAGCACTTTGCCGAGCTGCATGTGTGCAAGCAGAAGAACGGGCCGACCGACACGGTGCGGCTGTACTTCGACGGGCAGTACCAGCAGTTCGGCAACTGGGAAGGGCCGGCACCGCGGCGTGGCTCGATAGGGGGTGAGTGATGGCGCGAGATCAGGCAATCGAGGCGCGGCTGCTGCGCTGGGCTGAATTCTGGAAGACGGGCGATGGGTCAGGCTATCCAGTGAAGTGCACGCTGCACGAGGACTGGAGCCCGCCATCCCCAGGCATGACGCCCACCATGAAGCTGGCACCCGTCAACGACGCCAAGCAGACGCACCGCATGGTCAGCCGGCTGAGCGAACGCATGCAGGCCACGCTGGTGGCGGTGTACGTGCGGCGCATGTCACCCGTTGAGGCAGGGCAGGCGCTTGGGTGCGAGGCTGGCACCGTTGGTGCGCGGGTTGAGGCTGCGCACAGGGCGCTGATGGGCATGCTGGTGGAGTTTTGCAACATCGGGTGAAGGCGTTACATTGGCGCAACCTGGACGGAGCTGCCACCCCGTACCAGACCAAGCCCCG includes:
- a CDS encoding sigma-70 family RNA polymerase sigma factor → MARDQAIEARLLRWAEFWKTGDGSGYPVKCTLHEDWSPPSPGMTPTMKLAPVNDAKQTHRMVSRLSERMQATLVAVYVRRMSPVEAGQALGCEAGTVGARVEAAHRALMGMLVEFCNIG